Within Micromonospora parathelypteridis, the genomic segment CGTCGAGCCGGAGCCGAAGTACCCGCCGCTGCGGGTGACCGAGGAGTACGTCGAGCGCCTGGAAGGCTGGTGCGACGAGTACAACGCACGCCTGACCAAGCTCGACTCCTTCATCCTCCCCGGCGGCACCGCGGGCGCGGCGCTGCTGCACGTGGCAAGGACCACTGCCCGGCGTGCGGAACGAGCGGCGTGGGCGCTGGTCAGCCACGATCCGGAACGGACCAGCCCGCTCCCGGCAAAGTATCTCAACCGGCTCTCCGATCTGCTCTTTATCCTGTCAAGAACGGCAAATCCGGCGGGAGATGTGCTATGGGTGCCGGGCGGCAAGCGCTGACCGTCGGCGCTCCGCACCACGTCAAGGTGTGCGTTCCCGATCTGGCCGCAGCCACGCGTACCAGGGGAAGCCTCCTGGCCGGCCGGCCGGCCACCTGAGCCGCGACGCCGAGAGCCGGCAAGATCGACTTCATGTCGCCGATATTGCGGTGTCCAGCCGCCCAGATACCGCAACATCGCGGATGTGGAGTCGATCTTGCTGCGTCTCGGCCGTCGCGGCATGGGCTCGGGCCCTACGACCCACGGCCGCGCCAATCACCCGGCCGGGCCGCCGACCCCATGATCAACACAGGGTCGGCGATGTGGGGGTATCCAACCAGCGGAACACCGCAACATCGCCGACCTCGCGACGATCAAGCCCACCCAGCCACCCAAGAACCCAGAACCAACCCCCAAGACCCAGAACCAACCCCAGCAGAGCCAGAACCGTCCCGGTAGAGGCAGAACCGACCCGCGTAGAGGCAGAACCGACCCGCGTAGAGGCAGAACCGGCCCGGTAGAGCCAGAACCGGCCCGGTAGAGGCAGAACCGGCCCCCGTAGAGGCAGAACAACCCGCAACCCGGTAACGGCAGCTGAAGAAAACCCCGCCGGGACTGACGCACAGTGCCCGACGAGGGTTTCCGGGGAGCCCGCCCGGCGCAGGGATCAAGCCTGACCGCCCGGAGCCGGGCGGGCTCCCCGGAAACCCAGACAGCAACCACCGACAGCCAAGACAGCGACCACCGACAGCCAAGACAGCTCAGGCAGCCGGCCAGTCCTGGGAGGCCATACGCGGCGAGACCGCCCCCGGAGGGGCGGCCTCGAGCCAAGAGAGAAAACCGGTCACGGTAGACCGCGCCATGGCGATCTCCACCGGTGCATGGTGACTGGTACAGCGGAGGATCACCCAGTCGGCCGGCATGGAGAGCCGTTCCTGGCCCTCCGGCAACCGGCGGCGCTCGACCGCGAGCCCCTTGCGGGAGAGCACCCGCTTGGGTCGGATCGCGAAGCTGAACATCCTGTACCAGCGCAGCTCGTCACCGGCGAACCGGCCGAAGCCGGGCGACCAGCCACGACCGTCGAGCACGGTCGTGACTCGGACGCTCAGCCGGATGATGCCACCGCTGCGGGTGACCAGAGCTCGCCGAACGAAGAGGGTGAGAAGCGCGCCGAGGATGACGACAACGCCGACTCCGACTCCTTCGACGATCTCCATCCCCGGTGTGGCTCAGCGGCTCTGCGCGGAGACCGGGGTTGCGCTCTCGGCAAGCACGATGACGCCGTCGGCGCTCACCGAGAGGAAGCCGCCGGCCACCTCGTAGGAGATCTGCTCACCGCCAGCAAGCTTGATGCGGACCTGGCCGGGCTCTGCGAGCTGGCCGAGCAGCGGCGCGTGCCCCGGCAGGACACCAAGCTCGCCTTCGGTCGTCCGCGCGACGACCATCTCGGCGTCACCGGACCAGACCTTCTCCTCGACGGCGACGAGCTCGACGTGAAGCTGCTGTGCCACGCTGTCTCCTTGCTGCGGCGATGGATTGCCGAAAGTCTAGCCTGACGCGCGCGCGCTCCCAACGCGGGTGGGGAGAACCGCGTCACGACTACTTGGTCTTGTTCACGAATTCCGGATGCTCCAGCAGGAACGGGTCGAGCTGCTCGTTGTGCAGGGCGGTGAAGAAGTCCGGGACCCCCGCCGAGAACTGCTCACCCAGGTAGGCGCCCCTGCTGTTCTTGAGCTCACCACCGGAGAGTTTGATCATCTGGATGGTGTTGGGGCGGATGTCCTTCAGGGCGAGCCCGAAGTCGACCACGCTGCTGCCCCGACCGTTGAAGATCAGCGACTGGCCAGCGGCGCGGAGCACCTTGTCCAGCTTGATGGGGTTGGCCACCACGTCGGCGCTGAACGCCTGGCCGACCATGGCCTTGACGAACTGCTGCTGGTGTCGCTGCCGGCCGTAGTCGGAGTCCGGAACACCGTTCTTCGGGTAGCGCTGCCGGACGTAGTCCAGCGCCTGCCACCCTTTGAGGTGTTGGTTGCCCTTCTTGTAGATCGCCTGCGGGCCGACGTAGCCCTCGCCGCGCGTATTGCCTGGCCGCGCCTTACCGTCCGGCTGCTTGTGCTCGGACTTCACTTCCCGCTCGACGTACATGTCGACGCCTCCCATGGCGTCGACGATCTTCTGGAAGCCGGTGAAGTTGATGATCGCGCCCGCGTCGAACCGCTTGATGCCGGTCACGTTCTGCACAGTGGTGGCCAGCAGCTCGAAGCCCCGAGCCGCGTCGGGGTTCGCCCCGGGCACCTTGCTGCCGAACGACATGGCCGCGTTGATCTTCGTGGTCTCGCCGGGGAAGTTGGCCTTCTTGAACGGCGGGATGGGCACGTAGAGGTCACGCGGCAGAGAGAAGAGGTAGGCCCGGTCCATCGACGCCGGCACGTGCAGCACCATGATCGAGTCGGCCAACGGCGCTGCCGTCGGCGTACGCGGGTCGATGCCGACCAGCAGGATGTTGAGCGGACCCTTGATGTCGCTCTTCTTGGGCTGGGCGCCCGCCGCCTGATCGCCGAACAGGTCAGCCTTGCCGACCGCACCCTCGTAGCGGGCCATGAGTGCCTCGGTGCCGACCAGCACCGCTCCGCTGAGCACGGTCAGCACGGTGCCGAACACCGTGCAGATCCTGGCCCAGCGCGGCACGCCCCGCCAGACGGACGACTTGCGGCCTCGCTTGCCGGCCTTACCCACGAGCAGCTCCGTTCGTTACGCCCACAGGGAGGAAGACGGGCGCACGTCGTCGAAAGGTTGCAAAGATCAACGCTCGTTCAGGTGAGCGCGCGGAACGACCGTATCTCGGGTGGCACGACACCGACGAGCACGAGTAACGGACCGCGACGATGATAGGGCGTGAAGATGAACAAAAGACTGCCCCGGCATTGCCGGGGCAGTCTCTTTGCTTCGATCGAATCAGGCCGTCAGGCCTTCATCAGCTCCTCGGCCTTGGCCTCCAGGTCCTCGAGACCGCCGCACATGAAGAACGCCTGCTCGGGGAAGTGATCGTACTCACCCTCGCTGATCTTGCGGAACGCCTCGATGGTCTCCTTGATCGGGACCGTCGAGCCCGGCACGCCGGTGAACTGCTCCGCGGCGTAGGTGTTCTGCGAGAGGAAGCGCTCGATCCGCCGGGCCCGGGCCACGGTGATCTTGTCTTCCTCGGAGAGCTCCTCGATGCCGAGGATGGCGATGATGTCCTGCAGGTCCTTGTAGCGCTGCAGGATCCGCTTCACCTCGGTGGCGACCTGGAAGTGCTCGGGGCCGACGAACTCCGGGGCGAGGATCCGGGACGAGGACGCCAGCGGGTCCACGGCCGGGTAGATGCCCTTGTCGGAGATCGACCGCTCCAGGTTGGTGGTCGCGTCCAGGTGGGCGAACGTGGTGGCCGGGGCGGGGTCGGTGTAGTCGTCCGCCGGCACGTAGATCGCCTGCATGGACGTGATGGCCTGGCCCCGGACGGAGGTGATCCGCTCCTGGAGCTCGCCCATCTCGTCGGCCAGGGTCGGCTGGTAACCCACGGCGCTCGGCATACGGCCGAGCAGGGTGGAGACCTCCGAACCCGCCTGGGTGAAGCGGAAGATGTTGTCGATGAAGAGCAGCACCTCCTGCTTCTTCACGTCGCGGAAGTACTCGGCCATGGTCAGCGCGGAGAGCGCCACCCGCAGCCGGGTGCCCGGCGGCTCGTCCATCTGGCCGTAGACCAGCGCGGTCTTGTCGATGACGCCGGACTCGGTCATCTCGGCGATGAGGTCGTTGCCCTCACGGGTGCGCTCACCCACGCCGGCGAAGACCGAGGTACCACCGAAGTTGCGGGCCACACGGGTGATCATCTCCTGGATGAGCACCGTCTTGCCCACACCCGCGCCGCCGAACAGGCCAATCTTGCCGCCCTTGACGTACGGGGCGAGCAGGTCGATCACCTTGATGCCGGTCTCCAGCATCTCGGTCTTCGGCTCCAGGTCGGCGAATGCCGGGGCCTTGCGGTGGATGCCCCACCGGTCGTCGGCCTCGAACGTCTCGCCCTCCTTGAGGTTCAGCACCTCGCCGATCGCGTTGAAGACGTGGCCCTTGACCGCGTCGCCCACCGGCACGCTGATCGGCTCGCCAAGGTCGCGCACCGTCGCGCCGCGAACCAGACCGTCGGTCGGCTGCATCGAGATGGCGCGGACCAGGTTGTCACCCAGGTGCTGGGCGACCTCCAGGGTCAGCGTCTTCTCACCACCGGACAGGTTCACGTTGACATTCAGGGCGTTGAACAGGGCCGGCATGGCGTCGCGCGGGAACTCGGCGTCGACGACCGGGCCGATGACCCGGACCACGCGACCCGTGGCCGTCTTGGTCTCTACTGGTGCAGTCATCACACTTCACTTCCCGACGCGGCAAGCGCGTTGGCGCCGCCGACGATCTCGCTGATCTCCTGGGTGATACCGGCCTGCCGGGCCGAGTTCATCTCACGCGTGTACTTCTCGATCATCTCTTCGGCATTGTCGGTGGCGGACTTCATGGCCCGCCGCCGTGCCGCCGACTCACTCGCCGCCGACTCGATCAACGCCGCGTAGATCCGCGTGTTGATGTACCTCGGCAGGAGCGCGTCGAGCAGCGCCTCCGCCTCCGGCTCGAACTCGTACGCCGGCAGCAGCCCCTCGGAGCGCGGCCGGTCCTCCACCTGCATCGGACCGATGATCTTGGTGACCGGGTTCTGCGTCATCAGCGAGTGGAACTCGGTGTAGACGATGTGCAACTCGTCCACGCCGAGCACCCCGTCCGCACCGGCGCTGCCGTCCGCGTCGTCCGCACCGGCGGTGAACGCCTTGATCAGCGTCTCACCGACGGCACGCGCGTCCTCGAACGACGGCTGCTCGCTGAAGCCGGTCCAGTTCGCCTCGATCGGCCGGCCGCGGAACCGGTAGAACCCGACGCCCTTACGCCCGATGACGTAGAGTACCGGCTCCTTGCCGTCCGCCTTGAGCCGCGCGATCAGCGACTCGGCCATCCTGATCGCGTTGGAGCTGTAACCGCCGGCCAGGCCACGGTCGCTGGTGACCAACAGGACGCCCGCCCGCTGCACCCGCTCGCGCGGAGTGAGCAGCGGGTGGTCGATCCGAGCGTTGGACGCCAGCGCCGTGAGCACACCGGTGATGGCCTGGGCGTACGGCAGGGACGCCTGCACCCGGGCCTGAGCCTTGGCGATCCGGCTCGTCGCCACGAGCTCCATCGCCTTGGTGATCTTCTTCATCGACTTCGCCGAGCGGATCCGTTGACGAAGAACGCGTACCTGGGCCGCCATGGGATCAGCTCTCGGCCGGGCGGTCGGTCGCGCCGTCGCGGAAGCGGGTCACCGTCTCGCGGTTCTCGTCGCCCTCCAGCGGCTGCGCGGCCTGGTCGTTGACCTGACGCTCGTCCTCCTTGCCGAGGAAGACCTGCTTGAACTCGGCGATCGCCGTCTCCAGGGAGCCGATGATGTCGTCGCCCCACTGGTTGTCGGCGATCCCGGCCAGCACACCCTGGTGCTTGTGCCGCAGGTACTGGAGGAACTCCGACTCGAAGCGCCGCACCTCGCCGACCGGGATGTCGTCGAGCTTGCCCTCGACGCCGGCCCAGACGGAGACGACCTCCTCCTGCACCGGGTACGGCGAGTAGTTCGGCTGCTTGAGCAGCTCCACCAGCCGGGAACCGCGGTTCAGCTGGTTCTGGGAGGCCCGGTCCAGGTCGGAGGCGAAGGCGGCGAACGCCTCCAGCTCGCGGTACTGCGCAAGGTTGAGCCGCAGCGAACCGGCGACCTTCCGCATCGGCTTCACCTGCGCGGCGCCACCGACCCGGGAGACCGAGGTACCGACGTTGATCGCCGGACGGACGCCCTGGTTGAACAGGTCCGTCTCCAGGAAGATCTGGCCGTCGGTGATCGAGATGACGTTGGTCGGGATGAAGGCCGAGATGTCGTTGGCCTTCGTCTCGATGATCGGCAGACCGGTCATCGAGCCGCCACCCAGCTCGTCGGAGAGCT encodes:
- a CDS encoding cob(I)yrinic acid a,c-diamide adenosyltransferase; translated protein: MAVHLTRIYTKAGDAGMTRLSNNEQVPKTDPRIAAYADVDECNAAIGVALALGGLDEELRGVLGSVQNDLFDVGADLSTPVEPEPKYPPLRVTEEYVERLEGWCDEYNARLTKLDSFILPGGTAGAALLHVARTTARRAERAAWALVSHDPERTSPLPAKYLNRLSDLLFILSRTANPAGDVLWVPGGKR
- a CDS encoding DUF2550 domain-containing protein — protein: MEIVEGVGVGVVVILGALLTLFVRRALVTRSGGIIRLSVRVTTVLDGRGWSPGFGRFAGDELRWYRMFSFAIRPKRVLSRKGLAVERRRLPEGQERLSMPADWVILRCTSHHAPVEIAMARSTVTGFLSWLEAAPPGAVSPRMASQDWPAA
- a CDS encoding F0F1 ATP synthase subunit epsilon, which encodes MAQQLHVELVAVEEKVWSGDAEMVVARTTEGELGVLPGHAPLLGQLAEPGQVRIKLAGGEQISYEVAGGFLSVSADGVIVLAESATPVSAQSR
- a CDS encoding LCP family protein — encoded protein: MLVGKAGKRGRKSSVWRGVPRWARICTVFGTVLTVLSGAVLVGTEALMARYEGAVGKADLFGDQAAGAQPKKSDIKGPLNILLVGIDPRTPTAAPLADSIMVLHVPASMDRAYLFSLPRDLYVPIPPFKKANFPGETTKINAAMSFGSKVPGANPDAARGFELLATTVQNVTGIKRFDAGAIINFTGFQKIVDAMGGVDMYVEREVKSEHKQPDGKARPGNTRGEGYVGPQAIYKKGNQHLKGWQALDYVRQRYPKNGVPDSDYGRQRHQQQFVKAMVGQAFSADVVANPIKLDKVLRAAGQSLIFNGRGSSVVDFGLALKDIRPNTIQMIKLSGGELKNSRGAYLGEQFSAGVPDFFTALHNEQLDPFLLEHPEFVNKTK
- the atpD gene encoding F0F1 ATP synthase subunit beta, whose translation is MTAPVETKTATGRVVRVIGPVVDAEFPRDAMPALFNALNVNVNLSGGEKTLTLEVAQHLGDNLVRAISMQPTDGLVRGATVRDLGEPISVPVGDAVKGHVFNAIGEVLNLKEGETFEADDRWGIHRKAPAFADLEPKTEMLETGIKVIDLLAPYVKGGKIGLFGGAGVGKTVLIQEMITRVARNFGGTSVFAGVGERTREGNDLIAEMTESGVIDKTALVYGQMDEPPGTRLRVALSALTMAEYFRDVKKQEVLLFIDNIFRFTQAGSEVSTLLGRMPSAVGYQPTLADEMGELQERITSVRGQAITSMQAIYVPADDYTDPAPATTFAHLDATTNLERSISDKGIYPAVDPLASSSRILAPEFVGPEHFQVATEVKRILQRYKDLQDIIAILGIEELSEEDKITVARARRIERFLSQNTYAAEQFTGVPGSTVPIKETIEAFRKISEGEYDHFPEQAFFMCGGLEDLEAKAEELMKA
- a CDS encoding F0F1 ATP synthase subunit gamma, which produces MAAQVRVLRQRIRSAKSMKKITKAMELVATSRIAKAQARVQASLPYAQAITGVLTALASNARIDHPLLTPRERVQRAGVLLVTSDRGLAGGYSSNAIRMAESLIARLKADGKEPVLYVIGRKGVGFYRFRGRPIEANWTGFSEQPSFEDARAVGETLIKAFTAGADDADGSAGADGVLGVDELHIVYTEFHSLMTQNPVTKIIGPMQVEDRPRSEGLLPAYEFEPEAEALLDALLPRYINTRIYAALIESAASESAARRRAMKSATDNAEEMIEKYTREMNSARQAGITQEISEIVGGANALAASGSEV